A part of Chitinimonas koreensis genomic DNA contains:
- the ybaL gene encoding YbaL family putative K(+) efflux transporter, whose translation MDHNISLISTLAAGFGMALILGFLAERIRMPALVGYLVAGIVIGPATPGFVADVHLASQLSEIGVMLLMFGVGLHFSLDDLMAVKRIAVPGAVVQMGLATLLGMAVAWGWGWSWGSGLIFGLSLSCASTVVLLKALESRGVIESMNGRIAVGWLVVEDLATVLVLVLLPPLAGVLGGSAATDAATATPLWITIGQTLLQVAAFLALMLVVGRRVMPWMLWQVSRTGSRELFTLSVIATAIGIAYGAAQLFSVSFALGAFFAGMVMRESEFSHRAAEESLPLRDAFSVLFFVAVGMLFDPAILLDKPWHVLCVLAIIIFGKSIAASALVLAFRYPLNTALTVSASLAQIGEFSFILAGLGLSLGLLPVEGMSLVLAGALISIALNPLLFAAVEPARKWILQHSDLASSLDRRLDPYAELPMSIERKYLEGQVVLVGYGRVGQRIANALEARGIPYVVAEQNREVVEKMRKQGIAAVSGNAADPAVLIQAHIAEAAMLVVATPDPLNVRQMADTARALNPDIEVVLRTHGEDESLMLRKDGIGTVFFGEEELAKGMAGHVLQRFAPQPDNHSRGHAQN comes from the coding sequence ATGGATCACAACATTTCGCTTATCAGTACGCTCGCCGCCGGCTTCGGCATGGCTCTGATCCTCGGCTTTCTGGCTGAGCGGATCAGGATGCCGGCACTGGTGGGTTACCTCGTGGCCGGCATCGTCATCGGACCTGCGACGCCCGGTTTCGTGGCCGATGTGCACCTGGCTTCTCAGCTGTCGGAGATCGGCGTCATGTTGCTGATGTTTGGCGTCGGCTTGCACTTTTCGCTCGATGATCTGATGGCGGTGAAGCGGATCGCCGTCCCAGGCGCGGTGGTGCAAATGGGACTGGCCACGTTGCTGGGCATGGCGGTGGCGTGGGGGTGGGGCTGGAGTTGGGGCAGTGGACTGATCTTCGGTCTGTCGCTGTCATGCGCCAGCACCGTTGTGCTGCTCAAAGCCCTGGAAAGCCGTGGCGTAATCGAAAGCATGAACGGTCGCATCGCCGTGGGCTGGCTGGTCGTCGAAGACCTCGCCACGGTGTTGGTCCTGGTCTTGCTGCCGCCCCTCGCGGGCGTCCTGGGCGGTTCGGCGGCCACGGATGCAGCGACAGCCACGCCCCTGTGGATCACCATCGGGCAAACGCTGCTGCAGGTCGCAGCCTTTCTGGCCTTGATGCTTGTCGTCGGTCGGCGAGTAATGCCCTGGATGCTGTGGCAGGTCTCGCGCACCGGCTCGCGCGAGCTGTTCACGCTGTCGGTCATCGCCACCGCCATTGGCATTGCCTACGGAGCGGCCCAACTGTTCAGCGTCTCTTTCGCTCTGGGAGCCTTCTTCGCCGGCATGGTCATGCGCGAGTCGGAATTCAGCCATCGCGCGGCGGAAGAGTCTTTGCCACTACGCGATGCGTTTTCCGTGCTCTTCTTCGTGGCGGTGGGCATGCTGTTCGATCCGGCCATTTTGCTGGACAAACCATGGCATGTGCTGTGCGTGCTGGCGATCATCATTTTCGGCAAGTCCATCGCAGCGTCGGCCCTCGTGCTGGCTTTCCGATATCCACTCAATACCGCGCTCACCGTTTCCGCCAGTCTTGCCCAGATCGGCGAATTTTCGTTCATTCTGGCCGGTCTGGGCCTTTCGTTGGGTTTGCTGCCTGTCGAAGGCATGAGCCTTGTACTAGCAGGCGCGCTCATCTCCATCGCCCTGAATCCCCTGCTGTTCGCCGCAGTGGAGCCCGCGCGGAAATGGATTCTCCAGCACTCCGACTTGGCGAGCAGCCTGGACCGGCGACTCGATCCCTATGCGGAATTGCCTATGAGCATCGAGCGCAAATACCTGGAAGGGCAGGTCGTGCTGGTCGGCTATGGCCGAGTAGGCCAGCGGATCGCTAACGCGCTGGAGGCACGTGGCATCCCTTATGTGGTGGCCGAACAGAATCGCGAAGTGGTGGAGAAGATGCGCAAGCAAGGGATCGCTGCAGTTTCAGGTAACGCAGCTGATCCCGCGGTACTGATCCAGGCCCATATCGCGGAAGCGGCCATGCTCGTGGTGGCAACCCCCGATCCGCTGAATGTCCGGCAGATGGCGGACACGGCGCGCGCACTCAATCCGGATATCGAGGTCGTCTTGCGCACCCACGGCGAAGACGAGTCGCTGATGTTGCGCAAGGACGGCATCGGCACCGTCTTCTTCGGCGAGGAAGAACTGGCCAAGGGAATGGCCGGGCACGTGTTACAGCGCTTCGCCCCGCAGCCGGACAACCACTCCAGGGGGCATGCTCAAAACTGA
- a CDS encoding RHS repeat-associated core domain-containing protein has protein sequence MAADTTDGESDVMHQNRRQRALGRMATLAFALLMPLSTLAAEAQPRSPHAVPVAEGPKAGAVESTAADGTQVVDLTTRYTRDRNGNITRTDYPDGSFRTTDYSPTQKPVKECDALAHCVERVYNRRDLESEVRYADGSSATTEYDGNGNITAKTDRAGRRTSFVYDKANRRTQVVLPDATPASDDDNPRRVTTYDRAGQAVGETNERGKRTNFGYDLAGRVVTIIDPLSHTTRHEYDTSGRRIATVDPNGHRVEFVADGVGNIIETKLQDGSSIKVEYDAVRRPTARTDQDGRRVTFRYDPLGRLIQSTSGRETVAATSYQFDEAGNLITQTDAEGRSTRWQYDYGNRPVKRTLPSGDDEVMQYDLAGRLIARQDFNGAITRYGYDAVDRKTSIDYPTSPDVTIEYLRGDTKPTRITDGNGTTTIGYGPRGEVLGVEYPHGESIAYAYDEAGNRVELISAFQRLRFEYDDMNRLAAVTDDRGTTRYAYDGVGNRTAIVRPNGVRTDYGYDVQNRLVSLTHQTATGELLFGVSYALTPAGKRRTAQERDASGIARTVTYSYDDHDRLIGEAVEARDTTRNRTLAWTYDKVGNRKTETVTVRGVAITTTYDYDANDRLLSETTGGYTTRYTYDANGNTLSQDGPDGRVEYAYDDADRLIEMRANGARYAYQYDADGLRIGQTYHPASGPTVSTYYVLDKSGDYAQVIEEHTQEGTGPRRLSAIHTFGDDPIAQTRGEVTQYLLADGMGSTRLLTDAAGAVTDTFTFDAFGNELERTGTTTVTHLYRGEQYDPALAFYYLRARYYDPSTGRFPTMDSFAGFAMDPPSLHKYAYAHADPINKLDPSGHMTLQELGQTLNTAARQALSSAGNFRVVFKKTGCMVVENIVEETITQGVYVFIDELADGKPYVGRTKNDIDDRLREHARGRARIVGTIIAKFKVVGDKDDVQLFEQLIYDLLVGEDDPKDAVANKIRPLSEKRPSKAALRQRLASIDICK, from the coding sequence ATGGCGGCCGACACCACCGACGGGGAGTCCGACGTGATGCACCAGAACCGACGCCAGCGCGCCCTGGGGCGCATGGCGACCCTTGCCTTCGCGCTGCTCATGCCTCTGTCCACGCTCGCGGCGGAGGCGCAGCCACGCAGCCCGCACGCCGTCCCGGTCGCGGAAGGGCCGAAAGCCGGCGCGGTGGAGAGCACGGCCGCCGATGGCACGCAGGTCGTCGACCTGACGACGCGCTACACGCGCGACCGCAACGGCAACATCACCCGCACCGACTACCCCGACGGCAGTTTCCGCACCACGGACTACAGCCCGACGCAGAAGCCGGTGAAGGAATGCGACGCGCTGGCGCACTGCGTGGAGCGCGTCTACAACCGCCGCGACCTGGAATCGGAGGTGCGCTATGCCGACGGGTCGAGCGCCACGACCGAGTACGACGGCAACGGCAACATCACCGCCAAGACCGATCGCGCCGGTCGGCGGACCTCGTTCGTCTACGACAAGGCGAACCGCCGCACCCAGGTCGTACTGCCCGACGCCACGCCAGCCAGCGACGACGACAATCCGCGCCGGGTCACCACCTACGATCGGGCCGGCCAGGCGGTCGGCGAGACCAATGAGCGCGGCAAGCGGACCAACTTCGGTTATGACCTTGCTGGCCGCGTCGTCACGATCATCGACCCGCTCAGCCACACGACGCGCCACGAGTACGACACGAGTGGCCGCCGCATCGCGACCGTCGATCCGAACGGTCACCGCGTCGAATTCGTCGCCGACGGCGTCGGCAACATCATCGAGACGAAGCTCCAGGACGGCAGTTCGATCAAGGTCGAGTACGACGCGGTGCGCCGGCCGACTGCGCGAACCGATCAGGATGGCCGCCGCGTCACCTTCCGCTACGACCCGCTCGGCCGGCTGATCCAATCGACCAGTGGCCGCGAAACGGTCGCCGCCACCAGCTACCAGTTCGACGAAGCCGGCAACCTCATCACGCAGACCGACGCCGAGGGTAGATCCACGCGTTGGCAGTACGACTACGGCAACCGGCCGGTCAAGCGCACGCTGCCCTCGGGTGATGACGAGGTGATGCAGTACGACCTGGCCGGCCGCCTGATCGCCCGCCAGGACTTCAACGGCGCGATCACGAGGTACGGCTACGACGCGGTCGATCGCAAGACCTCGATCGACTATCCGACCAGCCCCGACGTCACGATCGAGTACCTGCGCGGCGATACCAAGCCGACCCGGATCACCGACGGCAACGGAACGACCACGATCGGCTACGGGCCGCGCGGCGAAGTGCTCGGCGTCGAGTATCCGCATGGCGAATCGATCGCGTACGCGTACGACGAGGCGGGAAATCGCGTCGAGCTGATCTCGGCGTTCCAGCGCCTGCGGTTCGAGTACGACGACATGAACCGGCTGGCTGCGGTCACTGACGATCGCGGGACGACGCGCTACGCCTACGACGGGGTCGGCAATCGGACAGCGATCGTGCGGCCGAACGGCGTCCGCACGGACTATGGCTATGACGTGCAGAACCGGCTGGTCAGCCTCACGCACCAGACGGCCACGGGCGAGCTGCTGTTCGGCGTCAGCTATGCGCTCACGCCGGCAGGCAAGCGCCGGACCGCGCAGGAACGCGATGCGTCGGGGATCGCAAGGACGGTCACCTACAGCTACGACGATCACGATCGACTGATCGGTGAAGCCGTCGAGGCCCGCGACACGACCCGCAACCGGACGCTGGCCTGGACCTACGACAAGGTCGGCAACCGCAAGACCGAGACGGTCACCGTGCGGGGCGTGGCCATCACGACGACGTACGACTACGACGCGAACGATCGGCTGCTCAGCGAAACGACCGGCGGCTACACCACGCGGTACACCTACGACGCGAACGGCAACACGCTGTCGCAGGATGGCCCCGATGGCCGCGTCGAATACGCGTACGACGACGCCGACCGCCTGATCGAAATGCGGGCCAATGGTGCGCGGTACGCCTACCAGTACGACGCCGACGGACTGCGCATCGGCCAGACCTACCATCCGGCCAGCGGCCCGACGGTCTCGACCTACTACGTGCTCGACAAGAGCGGCGACTACGCGCAGGTCATCGAGGAGCACACGCAGGAAGGCACGGGACCGCGTCGGCTGTCGGCGATCCACACCTTCGGCGACGACCCGATCGCGCAGACGCGCGGCGAGGTGACCCAGTATCTGCTTGCGGACGGCATGGGCTCGACGCGCCTGCTGACCGATGCGGCCGGCGCGGTCACCGACACCTTCACGTTCGACGCCTTCGGCAACGAGCTGGAACGGACGGGCACGACCACCGTCACCCACCTGTATCGCGGCGAGCAGTACGACCCGGCGCTGGCGTTCTACTACCTGCGCGCCCGCTACTACGACCCGTCGACGGGGCGCTTCCCGACGATGGACAGCTTCGCCGGGTTCGCGATGGACCCGCCGTCGCTGCACAAGTACGCCTACGCCCACGCCGATCCGATTAACAAGCTCGATCCCAGCGGGCACATGACCCTGCAGGAGCTGGGTCAAACGCTCAACACTGCGGCGCGACAGGCGCTATCGAGCGCGGGCAACTTCCGCGTGGTGTTCAAAAAGACTGGATGCATGGTCGTCGAGAACATCGTCGAGGAAACCATTACGCAGGGCGTCTACGTTTTCATCGATGAACTTGCGGACGGAAAGCCCTATGTCGGGAGAACAAAGAACGACATCGACGACCGCCTGCGCGAACACGCCAGGGGACGCGCGCGCATCGTCGGCACTATCATTGCGAAGTTCAAAGTCGTGGGCGACAAGGATGATGTTCAATTGTTCGAGCAGCTCATCTACGACTTGCTCGTCGGTGAAGACGACCCCAAGGATGCCGTGGCAAACAAGATCCGCCCGCTGAGTGAGAAGCGCCCATCCAAGGCTGCACTGCGGCAGCGATTGGCTAGTATCGACATCTGCAAATGA
- a CDS encoding IS1380 family transposase has protein sequence MAGHAFVGIALHRFAEIARRIDPKFPVRQGLPSSQILTSYVGLLVEGKSDFEAIEGKRGDRFFQEALGLSNVPSAATLRQRMDALGVPGSEAVDALLVPLLKRGKAKFSPVSTGHVPLDIDVFCLDNSGSHKEGVGRTYAGDDGYAPVAAYLGAEEGYCLALELREGTQHSAKESHYVLERVIPRALALTKARLLLRWDSGFDSEQLYAAALNEGAGRVDVLGKWNPRAFDREGCAVAKRGDADTVWMSLRDGKRITTWEVPGRAIEQKDGSAVHLRRILRLTERTTQADGQPLLFPDVEIDGWETTLAEPAETIIALYADHGTHEQFHSEFKTDLDLERLPSGKFDTNVLVLSLAAVAYNVLRLIGQQALLRKDAPVRHPAKRRRLKTVMQEMLRVAAKLTRHARRIALNFGRRCSAFVVWHDLYAAWVAPEDAIAAAPSSA, from the coding sequence ATGGCGGGCCACGCCTTCGTCGGCATCGCCCTGCATCGGTTCGCCGAGATCGCGCGCCGCATCGATCCGAAGTTCCCCGTGCGTCAGGGCCTACCGAGCAGCCAGATCCTGACCAGTTACGTCGGATTGCTGGTCGAGGGCAAGAGCGACTTCGAAGCGATCGAAGGCAAGCGTGGTGATCGTTTCTTCCAGGAAGCGCTTGGCTTGTCCAACGTTCCGTCTGCAGCCACGTTGCGGCAACGCATGGATGCGCTGGGCGTGCCGGGCTCGGAAGCGGTCGATGCACTGCTGGTGCCGCTGCTGAAGCGCGGTAAGGCGAAGTTCTCGCCGGTGTCGACCGGGCACGTGCCACTCGACATCGATGTGTTCTGCCTCGACAACTCGGGCAGCCACAAGGAGGGCGTGGGACGCACGTATGCCGGCGACGACGGCTATGCGCCGGTGGCGGCGTACCTCGGTGCCGAAGAAGGGTATTGCCTCGCACTGGAGTTGCGCGAGGGCACCCAGCACAGCGCCAAGGAATCACACTATGTGCTGGAGCGGGTGATCCCGCGCGCGCTGGCATTGACGAAGGCCCGGCTGTTGCTGCGCTGGGATTCCGGTTTCGACAGCGAACAGTTGTACGCCGCCGCGTTGAACGAAGGCGCAGGCCGCGTCGATGTGCTGGGCAAGTGGAATCCGCGCGCATTCGATCGCGAAGGCTGTGCCGTCGCCAAGCGCGGCGACGCAGATACCGTGTGGATGTCGCTGCGTGACGGCAAGCGCATCACGACCTGGGAAGTACCCGGCCGCGCGATCGAACAGAAGGACGGCAGCGCGGTGCACCTGCGCCGGATCCTGCGCCTGACCGAGCGCACGACCCAGGCCGACGGCCAGCCGCTGCTGTTCCCCGACGTCGAGATCGACGGCTGGGAAACCACGCTGGCCGAGCCGGCCGAGACGATCATCGCGCTGTATGCCGATCACGGTACGCACGAGCAATTCCACAGCGAGTTCAAGACCGACCTCGATCTCGAACGTCTGCCGAGCGGCAAGTTCGACACCAATGTCCTGGTGCTGAGCCTGGCCGCGGTCGCGTACAACGTACTGCGCCTGATCGGCCAGCAGGCGTTGCTGCGCAAGGACGCACCGGTGCGTCATCCGGCCAAGCGCCGGCGCTTGAAGACGGTGATGCAGGAGATGCTGCGCGTCGCCGCGAAGCTGACCCGCCATGCGCGTCGCATCGCGCTGAACTTCGGCCGGCGTTGTTCCGCATTCGTCGTATGGCACGATCTGTACGCCGCATGGGTGGCGCCAGAAGACGCCATCGCAGCAGCGCCCAGCAGCGCGTAG
- a CDS encoding single-stranded DNA-binding protein produces MSTHFYGEGNIGSVPEFREFPNGNDEPNRLLRLNVYFDNPVPTKDGYEDRGGFWAPVEIWHRDAERWAALYQKGMRVLVSGREEREDWTDAEDNARSTYKINARSVGILPYRIEAVTLSAKSA; encoded by the coding sequence ATGAGCACGCATTTCTACGGCGAGGGCAACATCGGGTCCGTGCCAGAGTTTCGCGAGTTTCCCAACGGCAACGACGAACCGAATCGGCTGTTGCGGTTGAACGTCTACTTCGACAACCCCGTGCCGACGAAGGACGGCTATGAGGACCGCGGCGGGTTCTGGGCGCCGGTCGAGATCTGGCACAGGGATGCCGAGCGCTGGGCTGCGCTGTATCAAAAGGGCATGCGGGTTCTGGTCAGCGGACGTGAAGAGCGGGAAGACTGGACGGACGCCGAGGACAATGCACGGTCGACCTACAAGATCAACGCGCGGAGTGTCGGCATCCTGCCGTATCGAATCGAAGCGGTGACGCTGAGCGCCAAGTCGGCATAG
- a CDS encoding DUF3158 family protein: MRAADSTAPPRFVPLEHADFRRLEHAAYLKGLLVPFKGKGSLEAWASQCMVLRDDLIALAIRRVLPQARVHPFNLLGVQLAQQNTGAGTTFLRWRNLDRSMMGVALWDELIASTATPATLIDDLYAIELQRIALNMQVSLLHTLARHAQDCANKMAHADAVYQRRISRRAPANVSTTSTRSS, translated from the coding sequence ATGAGGGCGGCGGATTCGACTGCGCCGCCCCGCTTCGTCCCGCTGGAACACGCGGACTTCCGGCGGCTGGAACACGCGGCCTACCTAAAAGGCCTTTTAGTGCCCTTTAAAGGTAAGGGGAGTCTGGAGGCTTGGGCCAGCCAATGCATGGTGCTGCGCGACGACCTGATCGCACTCGCAATCCGGCGTGTCCTGCCCCAAGCACGCGTCCATCCGTTCAACCTGCTCGGCGTGCAGCTGGCCCAGCAGAACACTGGCGCAGGCACGACCTTCCTGCGCTGGCGCAACCTCGACCGTTCGATGATGGGCGTGGCGCTGTGGGACGAACTGATCGCCAGCACGGCGACGCCAGCCACGCTCATCGACGATCTGTACGCGATCGAGCTGCAGCGCATCGCGCTGAACATGCAGGTCAGTCTCCTTCATACCCTCGCCCGCCATGCTCAGGACTGCGCCAACAAGATGGCGCATGCCGATGCGGTCTATCAGCGACGCATCAGCCGGCGAGCACCGGCCAACGTCTCCACCACCAGCACGAGGTCATCATGA
- a CDS encoding PFL_4669 family integrating conjugative element protein, which yields MANEPLQLNLGSLRSAMALTLHTHHASRIWHGRAPSEGRAGIIGLAGFVSAMNKMKRGAEQDDPYSDWWMIRIEDKLTQTKASLQTLREQVDEVLANVPSALSLGENLNVQPVKLPLFINAQLGFLAVFLLADFDTIARKLILAHHAALIDRSTMERWLNDGAHALRSLFSLAQQYRYSGTQRDDFAANNAAARAALEKFGPLPQDVLEGTRRSHFAPPLMRRGLQRAGGETKGRERTEPVAVLQDEPEAFDEGDSA from the coding sequence ATGGCAAACGAGCCCCTGCAGTTGAACCTTGGATCGCTGCGCAGCGCGATGGCGCTGACGCTGCACACCCACCACGCCTCACGCATCTGGCACGGCCGCGCGCCTTCGGAAGGTCGCGCCGGCATCATCGGTCTTGCCGGCTTCGTCTCCGCGATGAACAAGATGAAGCGCGGTGCCGAACAAGACGATCCGTATTCGGACTGGTGGATGATCCGGATCGAGGACAAGCTGACGCAGACCAAGGCCAGCCTCCAGACGCTGCGCGAGCAGGTCGACGAGGTGCTGGCGAATGTGCCGTCGGCGTTGTCGCTCGGGGAGAACCTTAACGTCCAGCCCGTGAAGCTGCCGCTATTCATCAACGCGCAATTGGGTTTCCTGGCCGTATTCCTGCTGGCCGATTTCGACACCATCGCGCGCAAGCTGATCCTCGCCCACCACGCTGCGCTGATCGATCGTTCGACCATGGAGCGCTGGCTCAACGATGGCGCGCATGCGTTGCGCAGCCTGTTTTCGCTGGCCCAGCAGTATCGCTATTCGGGTACACAGCGCGACGACTTCGCGGCCAACAACGCCGCGGCGCGCGCAGCTCTGGAGAAGTTCGGACCACTGCCGCAAGACGTGCTGGAAGGCACGCGGCGTTCGCATTTCGCACCACCGCTGATGCGGCGCGGCCTGCAGCGGGCCGGGGGCGAGACCAAGGGACGTGAGCGGACCGAGCCTGTAGCAGTTCTACAGGACGAGCCCGAGGCGTTCGATGAAGGCGATTCGGCATGA
- a CDS encoding DUF5990 family protein — protein MSKQATSTLLNLTVVVECPVGGVAYGLQRGRDQLDFVQVAQGGLMRFDFQVEQRPTPVGTVDVRGAHVQGPRGNRFIYINTGTYAGQTDSRWSRRAKIALNGIPASPDGAKFQARFTGTAADGGPACASVLLLDGGWIEIRSA, from the coding sequence ATGTCCAAGCAGGCCACAAGCACACTGCTCAACCTGACCGTCGTCGTCGAATGTCCGGTCGGCGGTGTGGCCTATGGGCTGCAGCGCGGACGAGATCAGCTCGATTTCGTGCAGGTCGCGCAGGGCGGCTTGATGCGATTCGATTTCCAGGTCGAGCAGCGACCCACCCCGGTCGGCACGGTCGATGTGCGGGGCGCCCATGTGCAAGGGCCGCGCGGTAATCGGTTCATCTACATCAACACCGGCACCTATGCCGGTCAGACCGACTCGCGCTGGAGCCGACGGGCCAAGATCGCGCTGAACGGGATTCCGGCATCGCCCGATGGAGCGAAGTTTCAAGCGCGCTTCACCGGCACGGCGGCGGATGGCGGCCCGGCATGCGCCAGCGTCCTGCTGCTCGACGGCGGCTGGATTGAAATTCGATCCGCGTAG
- a CDS encoding STY4528 family pathogenicity island replication protein, whose amino-acid sequence MPQAPMPHQSGPVPLSAVLDRAQAQMQDSRATHRSTRVGDGFLYSGNRHESVPRALFLDRRLTPLERNAWQVFRLKLSEDGITTFPTYEQLRPFLASMPGTQASAETVARALTILRLTRWLSLVRRQRDERSGRIVGNLYVLHDAPLTPFEAMQLDAEYLGLVSHALTHASKAVQCVGQAVLQEIEDDPLLAGRVLPTRLQMLSQRLADQGVKEQLDAAPAPETYPQHEAIRESEDGDSALLRNELAPPSDSESGTKPASNGGLRNPKTDRTVRTNKPEVRTVLGKNDAPMLKLRLPERFVALKGEQQAGAAVALRRIDISLQQAVLDEWDARCAATSVRNPAGYLFGIIQRAIRGEFKAWAAQPEKRLQPTPPPEAPSEKPRPAADPEVAQAHISQLRDMLQLR is encoded by the coding sequence ATGCCCCAGGCGCCGATGCCTCACCAAAGCGGCCCGGTGCCGCTGTCAGCGGTGCTCGACCGCGCACAGGCGCAGATGCAGGACTCGCGTGCGACCCATCGTTCCACGCGCGTCGGCGACGGCTTCCTCTACAGCGGGAACCGACACGAAAGCGTGCCGCGCGCGTTGTTCCTCGACCGTCGGCTCACGCCGCTGGAACGCAACGCTTGGCAGGTCTTTCGGCTGAAGCTGAGCGAGGATGGCATCACCACTTTCCCCACCTACGAGCAGCTGCGTCCCTTCCTGGCTTCCATGCCCGGCACGCAGGCATCCGCCGAAACCGTGGCGCGCGCGCTCACGATCCTGCGCCTGACGCGCTGGCTGAGCCTCGTCCGCCGCCAGCGCGATGAGCGCAGCGGCCGCATTGTCGGCAATCTCTATGTGCTCCACGACGCGCCGCTGACACCCTTCGAGGCGATGCAGCTCGATGCCGAGTACCTTGGCCTGGTCAGCCACGCGCTGACCCACGCGAGCAAGGCGGTTCAGTGTGTCGGACAAGCCGTGTTGCAGGAGATTGAAGATGATCCGCTGCTCGCTGGCCGCGTGCTGCCCACGCGGTTGCAGATGTTGTCGCAGCGGCTTGCCGATCAGGGTGTCAAGGAACAACTGGACGCTGCGCCAGCGCCAGAGACTTATCCACAGCATGAGGCGATTCGCGAATCCGAAGACGGCGATTCGGCCTTACTTCGGAATGAATTGGCACCTCCTTCGGATTCCGAATCGGGCACCAAACCCGCGTCAAACGGCGGACTTCGGAATCCGAAGACGGACCGTACTGTACGTACTAATAAACCTGAAGTACGTACTGTACTGGGCAAGAACGACGCGCCGATGCTCAAGCTGCGGTTGCCCGAGCGTTTCGTCGCACTGAAGGGCGAACAGCAGGCCGGTGCCGCGGTGGCCTTGCGGCGCATCGATATTTCGCTGCAGCAGGCGGTGCTCGACGAGTGGGATGCCCGCTGTGCTGCAACGTCGGTGCGCAATCCGGCCGGCTATCTGTTCGGCATCATCCAGCGCGCGATCCGCGGGGAGTTCAAAGCGTGGGCGGCGCAGCCGGAGAAACGCCTGCAGCCAACGCCACCACCCGAAGCGCCTAGCGAAAAGCCCCGTCCGGCCGCAGATCCCGAAGTGGCCCAAGCGCACATCTCTCAGCTTCGAGACATGTTGCAACTGCGCTGA
- a CDS encoding DUF2857 domain-containing protein: MSAPHPLNQAVVAQALHDLRNGQLRRCLAMGFSERELDALKHPALVSVLLNATVAWCSVQVNREVVQRLLHQVSDVEREIATIDRMLRLGASTEMVSQFYGLTHQEVALRRDVLGLPKRKGRHPVLNEAQDTALWERWHTEVKQRGIALNDETAMLELTLVLAEGMALPASVVWSAIHQWIAEGLV, translated from the coding sequence ATGTCGGCACCGCACCCTCTCAATCAGGCCGTGGTTGCCCAGGCCCTGCACGACTTGCGCAACGGTCAGCTGCGCCGATGCCTTGCCATGGGTTTCAGCGAACGCGAGCTGGATGCGCTGAAGCACCCCGCGCTGGTGAGCGTGCTGCTCAACGCGACGGTGGCCTGGTGTTCGGTGCAGGTCAATCGCGAGGTCGTCCAACGTTTGCTGCATCAGGTGAGCGATGTCGAGCGCGAGATCGCGACGATCGACCGCATGCTGCGGCTGGGTGCCAGCACCGAGATGGTCAGTCAGTTCTACGGCCTCACGCATCAGGAGGTCGCATTACGTCGCGACGTGCTCGGCCTGCCCAAGCGCAAGGGGCGCCATCCGGTGCTCAACGAGGCCCAGGACACCGCGCTGTGGGAGCGATGGCATACCGAGGTCAAGCAACGCGGCATCGCACTGAACGACGAGACCGCGATGCTCGAGCTGACCCTCGTGCTCGCCGAGGGCATGGCGTTGCCCGCATCGGTGGTGTGGTCCGCAATTCATCAGTGGATCGCCGAGGGATTGGTGTAG